A DNA window from Kitasatospora atroaurantiaca contains the following coding sequences:
- a CDS encoding DNA/RNA non-specific endonuclease translates to MTAHPHKPAARFRRTVRRFVLLVLVAVLVPIVGAGARASATTGAMAVLAQSGTVAPLVPFGGIEAASAALAQEVEDFNRQEAEIAQQAKDVVAEAEEITKNAAALRNDTAAFNTKTAAVDQKTGSFNTRAAALSARIDAHNSKPNTFQLPAQAAAANAYEAEASELRAEQAQLQAEKSSLQNEQSQLDAERSKLSSRQSQLTAASKAQDAKAGALRSKEQQLESRGQQLLQQIAQAIQSLADNPPDPAATMNQGGDAAGPPQQTDQSASQGADTADSPSRQPQASALKAYAKQTGSTVDMRPGTAYLTPEAVRQLPAAQAAQLGSPSTTYDGLVRKPNGHYTALQVQAPEATAAPGPEVFKTALSRRGQVVAYKPGVKLIIDEFKPVPAAPNSSDPGPGTPPPPPAGKAACLANKPSPRRDSGGGWIVNTSQNVARRNKIADPTGPSGARAATAEACLTKNLGKGTDARGDITGWRDAQTQAPNGGLARCHLIANLFGGWGGTQDWANLVPCWQLGMNTKDVSMRQYEIMVKKAVDALPEGEAAAVYYVVTPVYRDASSTIPLGVNMSATVQLPNGASWPVFYTTSLLNVPYNNGPNLGN, encoded by the coding sequence ATGACCGCGCACCCGCACAAGCCGGCCGCTCGCTTCCGGCGAACCGTGCGGCGTTTCGTCCTCCTGGTGCTGGTGGCGGTCCTGGTACCGATCGTCGGCGCGGGGGCGCGGGCGAGCGCGACCACCGGTGCCATGGCTGTCCTGGCACAGTCGGGCACCGTCGCCCCCCTGGTTCCGTTCGGGGGCATCGAGGCCGCCTCAGCGGCCCTCGCTCAGGAGGTCGAGGACTTCAACCGACAGGAAGCCGAGATAGCGCAACAGGCGAAGGACGTGGTCGCCGAGGCGGAGGAGATCACCAAGAATGCCGCCGCCTTGCGCAATGACACCGCGGCGTTCAACACCAAGACCGCTGCCGTGGACCAGAAGACCGGCAGCTTCAACACGCGCGCGGCGGCCCTGTCCGCCAGGATCGACGCCCACAACAGCAAGCCGAACACCTTCCAACTGCCCGCGCAGGCCGCTGCGGCCAACGCCTACGAGGCCGAGGCGAGCGAACTGAGGGCCGAGCAGGCCCAGCTCCAGGCAGAGAAGAGCAGCCTCCAGAACGAGCAGTCCCAACTCGACGCAGAGCGGTCCAAGCTCAGCTCCAGGCAGTCCCAGCTCACCGCCGCCTCCAAGGCACAGGACGCGAAGGCCGGCGCGCTCCGGAGCAAGGAGCAGCAGCTGGAGTCCCGGGGCCAGCAGCTGCTCCAGCAGATAGCCCAGGCCATCCAGAGCCTCGCCGACAATCCGCCGGACCCGGCGGCGACGATGAACCAGGGCGGTGACGCGGCCGGCCCGCCGCAGCAGACCGACCAGTCCGCGAGCCAGGGTGCCGACACTGCCGACAGCCCGTCCAGGCAGCCGCAGGCCTCCGCCCTGAAGGCGTACGCGAAGCAGACCGGCAGCACGGTCGACATGAGGCCGGGCACGGCGTATCTGACGCCTGAAGCCGTCCGGCAGCTCCCCGCCGCACAGGCGGCGCAGCTCGGCAGCCCTTCCACCACCTACGACGGCCTGGTCCGCAAGCCCAACGGGCACTACACGGCACTGCAGGTGCAGGCGCCGGAGGCCACTGCAGCCCCGGGACCGGAGGTCTTCAAGACCGCCCTGTCGCGCCGCGGTCAGGTCGTCGCGTACAAGCCCGGCGTGAAGCTCATCATCGATGAATTCAAGCCTGTCCCGGCGGCGCCGAACTCCTCGGATCCCGGCCCCGGGACCCCGCCGCCCCCTCCTGCAGGCAAAGCCGCCTGCCTGGCCAACAAGCCGTCCCCGAGGAGGGACAGCGGCGGCGGATGGATCGTCAACACCAGCCAGAACGTGGCCCGCCGCAACAAGATCGCGGACCCGACGGGCCCCTCCGGCGCCCGGGCCGCTACGGCGGAGGCCTGTCTGACGAAGAACCTGGGCAAGGGGACCGATGCCCGCGGCGACATCACCGGCTGGCGGGACGCGCAGACGCAGGCTCCCAACGGTGGCCTCGCACGCTGCCACCTGATCGCCAACCTTTTCGGAGGATGGGGCGGGACCCAGGACTGGGCGAACCTCGTTCCGTGCTGGCAACTGGGGATGAACACCAAGGACGTCAGCATGAGGCAGTACGAAATCATGGTCAAGAAGGCGGTGGACGCACTGCCCGAGGGGGAGGCTGCTGCCGTGTACTACGTGGTGACGCCCGTCTACCGGGACGCCAGCAGCACGATCCCGCTGGGTGTCAACATGAGCGCCACGGTTCAGCTGCCCAATGGTGCGTCATGGCCCGTCTTCTACACGACAAGTCTCCTGAACGTCCCCTACAACAACGGACCCAATCTCGGGAACTGA
- a CDS encoding sensor domain-containing protein has translation MTEHYWKTDPAAPAPPSRPQTPGAGPLQQALTPQPSRSQGPSTRRLARALRHWRLLLAAVVPCLVLAGVGWWAWPQQPTGLPPHIAAGTVDADLLSPDSVSRLAGTTLVAGSRSNRPHAPLTVSPSDCAVAVGPTTQSVYGQAWTAFLSATYQDAGDTGAYTVNQVIGVFPDGEKAGTAFQTLTAGLTKCPSSTRTDQAGRTSKWAYTAQPPTPVAVAWTASQGGSAKWACYHQARVKGTSLVQVAVCQAGDGQPTTAKLADALTGKVSG, from the coding sequence GTGACAGAGCACTACTGGAAGACAGACCCTGCGGCACCGGCACCCCCCAGCCGGCCGCAGACCCCAGGGGCGGGGCCGCTGCAGCAGGCACTGACTCCGCAGCCCTCGCGTTCACAAGGTCCGAGTACGCGCCGGCTCGCTCGAGCACTGCGTCACTGGCGGCTGCTCCTGGCTGCGGTCGTTCCCTGCCTCGTACTGGCCGGCGTCGGGTGGTGGGCCTGGCCGCAGCAGCCGACAGGCCTTCCGCCGCACATCGCCGCGGGTACGGTCGACGCGGACCTCCTCAGCCCTGACAGCGTCAGCCGACTGGCCGGGACGACGCTGGTCGCCGGCTCCCGGTCGAACCGGCCCCACGCCCCGCTGACGGTGTCGCCGTCGGACTGCGCCGTGGCGGTGGGGCCGACGACCCAGTCGGTCTACGGGCAGGCGTGGACCGCGTTCCTGTCGGCGACCTACCAGGACGCCGGGGACACGGGCGCCTACACCGTGAACCAGGTCATCGGCGTGTTCCCGGACGGCGAGAAGGCCGGTACGGCCTTCCAGACCCTCACCGCCGGTCTCACCAAGTGCCCGTCCTCGACACGCACCGACCAGGCAGGTCGCACCTCGAAGTGGGCCTACACGGCACAGCCTCCCACCCCGGTCGCCGTGGCGTGGACGGCGTCACAGGGCGGCAGCGCGAAGTGGGCCTGCTACCACCAGGCACGTGTGAAGGGCACGAGTCTCGTACAGGTCGCCGTCTGCCAGGCGGGCGACGGCCAGCCGACCACCGCGAAGCTCGCCGACGCGCTCACCGGGAAGGTGAGCGGATGA
- a CDS encoding glycosyltransferase: MRVLLSGYDSRGGIEPLVGLAVRLLELGAEVRVCAPPDEEFAKRLAGVGVEMVPTGQSVRELVTGKTPPSAAGVPRRAAELVAAFYDNVTEAAEGCDVLVATGLVPAVAGVKSVAEKLGIRYVYASYQPVSLPSPHHPPIPRPGRPLPSDVTDNRVLWDRDAQDAQAVFGEAINTHRASIGLPPVDNVRDHVFTDHPWLAADPVLAPWQQPAGLDVVQTGAWVLPDERPLPAELVAFLDAGTPPVYVGFGSIPMRDPEDVARVAIEAIRAQGRRVLVSRGWAELALIDDQDDCFVVGEVNHQALFRRAAAVVHHGGAGTTTTATWAGAPQVVVPQGADQPYFAGRVADLGIGAAHDGPTPTVESLSAALRTALTPETRARARAVADTFRTDGATVAAKLLLDAVS, from the coding sequence ATGCGTGTGCTGTTGTCGGGGTATGACTCGCGCGGGGGCATCGAACCGCTGGTGGGACTTGCGGTGCGGTTGCTGGAACTCGGCGCGGAGGTGCGGGTGTGCGCGCCGCCGGACGAGGAGTTCGCGAAGCGGCTGGCCGGGGTCGGCGTGGAGATGGTGCCGACCGGCCAGTCGGTGCGCGAGTTGGTGACCGGGAAGACGCCGCCGTCGGCGGCAGGCGTGCCCCGGCGCGCGGCCGAGTTGGTCGCCGCGTTCTATGACAACGTCACCGAGGCAGCCGAGGGGTGTGATGTGCTGGTGGCGACCGGCCTCGTGCCGGCCGTGGCCGGCGTGAAGTCGGTCGCCGAGAAGCTGGGCATCCGCTACGTGTACGCGAGTTACCAGCCGGTCAGCCTGCCGTCGCCGCACCACCCGCCGATCCCGCGGCCGGGCCGGCCGCTCCCTTCGGATGTGACCGACAATCGGGTGCTGTGGGACCGGGACGCCCAGGACGCGCAGGCGGTGTTCGGCGAGGCGATCAACACCCACCGGGCGTCGATCGGCCTGCCGCCGGTGGACAACGTCCGCGACCACGTCTTCACCGACCACCCGTGGCTGGCCGCGGACCCGGTCCTGGCCCCGTGGCAGCAGCCGGCGGGCCTCGACGTGGTGCAGACCGGCGCGTGGGTCCTGCCGGACGAACGCCCGCTCCCCGCCGAGCTGGTGGCGTTCCTGGACGCCGGCACACCACCGGTGTACGTGGGCTTCGGCAGCATCCCCATGCGCGATCCGGAGGACGTCGCCCGGGTGGCCATCGAGGCGATCCGCGCGCAGGGCCGCCGCGTTCTCGTCTCCCGGGGCTGGGCCGAGCTGGCCCTGATCGACGACCAGGACGACTGCTTCGTCGTCGGCGAGGTCAACCATCAGGCACTGTTCCGCCGGGCGGCGGCCGTCGTGCACCACGGCGGGGCGGGCACCACGACGACGGCCACCTGGGCCGGCGCGCCTCAGGTGGTGGTACCCCAGGGGGCGGACCAGCCGTATTTCGCCGGCCGGGTGGCCGACTTGGGCATCGGCGCGGCACACGACGGTCCGACCCCGACCGTCGAGTCCCTGTCGGCCGCGCTCAGGACGGCCCTGACCCCCGAGACCCGCGCACGAGCGAGGGCCGTGGCCGACACGTTCCGCACCGACGGGGCGACGGTGGCCGCGAAACTGCTGCTCGACGCCGTCAGCTGA
- a CDS encoding VOC family protein, whose protein sequence is MACRISELILDCADPERLAAFWSKVLGYVELGREDDGSIAIGLPDAGFGGPQPTLVLSPSSDPRTGKLPLHIDVNATDRDQDAELERLLALGARPVDVGQTGTESWHVLADPEGNKFCLLRTRLQPL, encoded by the coding sequence ATGGCATGCCGCATCAGTGAGCTGATCCTCGACTGCGCCGACCCCGAGCGGCTCGCCGCTTTCTGGAGCAAGGTCCTCGGCTACGTCGAACTCGGCCGGGAGGACGACGGAAGCATCGCGATCGGGCTGCCCGACGCCGGCTTCGGCGGCCCGCAGCCCACCCTCGTCCTCAGCCCCAGCAGCGACCCGCGGACCGGGAAGCTCCCACTGCACATCGACGTCAACGCCACCGACCGCGACCAGGACGCCGAGTTGGAGCGGCTGCTCGCTCTCGGCGCCAGGCCCGTCGACGTCGGCCAGACCGGCACCGAGAGCTGGCACGTCCTGGCCGACCCGGAAGGCAACAAATTCTGCCTCCTGCGCACCCGGCTCCAGCCCCTCTGA